In Oryza sativa Japonica Group chromosome 3, ASM3414082v1, one DNA window encodes the following:
- the LOC136351063 gene encoding putative pentatricopeptide repeat-containing protein At3g01580 isoform X2: protein MNPPEIENIFESVSLGSKCNFRHSLSVPSSPWDAMAALPPTPRPRVLAAAPCHVPSRRRRRVCDGLCSAAAADNGCAESPDVVLECKRLNRLVKSGRLADALDLFDRMPRKNVVAWTSVMSGYTRNGRPEAALAMFADMVESGVAPNDFACNAALVACADLGALRAGEQVHSLAVRAGFAGDAWIGSCLIEMYSRCGSLPAAKEVFDRMDSPDVVGYTSLISAFCRNGEFELAAEALIQMLKQGLKPNEHTMTTILTACPRVLGQQIHGYLIKKIGLRSQSVYSSTALIDFYSRNGEFKLAKAVFDSLHCKNVVSWCSMMQLYIRDGRLEEALQVFGDMISEGVDPNEFALSIVLGACGSIGLGRQLHCSAIKHDLITDIRVSNALLSMYGRTGLVEELEAMLNKIENPDLVSWTTAISANFQNGFGEKAIALLCQMHSEGFTPNGYAFSSVLSSCADVASLDQGMQFHCLALKLGCDSEICTGNALINMYSKCGQMGSARLAFDVMHTHDVTSWNSLIHGHAQHGDANKALEVFSKMRSNGIKPDDSTFLGVLMGCNHSGMVEEGELFFRLMIDQYSFTPAPSHYACMIDMLGRNGRFDEALRMINDMPFEPDALIWKTLLASCKLHRNLDIGKLAADRLMELSDRDSASYVLMSNIYAMHGEWEDARKVRRRMDETGVKKDAGCSWIEINNEAAPLLLIFLH, encoded by the exons ATGAACCCCCCGGAAATCGAAAATATTTTCGAATCAGTCTCGCTTGGATCTAAATGCAATTTTCGTCACAGCTTATCCGTTCCCTCTTCGCCATGGGACGCAATGGCCGCGCTCCCGCCCACGCCTCGGCCTCGGgtcctcgcggcggcgccgtgccacgtgccttcgcgccgccgccgccgcgtgtgcGATGGGCtatgctcggcggcggcggcggataaTGGCTGCGCCGAGTCACCGGATGTCGTTCTCGAGTGCAAGCGGCTGAACAGGCTCGTGAAGTCCGGGAGGCTGGCGGATGCTCTCGACCTGTTCGACCGAATGCCGAGGAAGAACGTCGTCGCGTGGACCTCGGTCATGTCCGGGTACACGCGCAACGGGCGCCCCGAGGCGGCCCTAGCGATGTTCGCGGACATGGTGGAGTCCGGCGTCGCGCCGAACGACTTCGCGTGCAACGCGGCGCTGGTGGCGTGCGCCGACCTTGGCGCGCTCCGCGCCGGGGAGCAGGTGCATTCGCTCGCCGTTCGGGCGGGGTTCGCCGGCGACGCGTGGATTGGGAGCTGCTTGATCGAGATGTACTCGCGGTGTGGCTCCTTGCCGGCGGCCAAGGAAGTGTTCGACCGGATGGATTCACCTGACGTGGTTGGGTACACTTCGCTCATCTCGGCATTCTGCCGGAACGGCGAGTTTGAGCTAGCGGCGGAGGCTTTGATCCAGATGTTGAAGCAGGGATTGAAGCCAAATGAGCACACAATGACAACCATTTTGACGGCATGCCCAAGGGTTCTCGGTCAGCAGATACATGGGTATTTGATCAAGAAAATTGGTTTGCGGTCGCAGAGCGTCTACTCGTCGACTGCACTGATCGATTTCTATTCGAGAAACGGTGAGTTCAAACTGGCAAAGGCGGTTTTTGACAGTCTCCACTGCAAGAACGTGGTTTCATGGTGCTCCATGATGCAGCTATACATCAGAGATGGAAGGCTGGAAGAGGCATTGCAAGTGTTCGGTGATATGATTTCAGAGGGTGTTGATCCTAACGAGTTTGCACTATCAATTGTTCTTGGAGCTTGTGGATCCATTGGTCTGGGGCGTCAACTGCACTGCTCAGCAATCAAGCACGATTTAATCACAGATATCCGGGTGTCGAATGCTCTACTGTCAATGTATGGTAGAACTGGTCTTGTCGAAGAACTGGAGGCCATGCTCAACAAGATTGAAAATCCTGATCTTGTTAGCTGGACCACTGCTATTTCTGCAAACTTCCAAAATGGTTTTGGTGAGAAGGCCATAGCATTGCTTTGTCAGATGCATTCAGAAGGATTCACACCAAATGGCTACGCCTTCTCCAGTGTGCTGAGTTCTTGCGCAGACGTGGCATCTCTGGATCAAGGAATGCAGTTCCATTGCCTGGCTCTGAAACTGGGATGTGACTCCGAAATCTGCACCGGAAACGCACTGATCAACATGTACTCCAAGTGTGGTCAGATGGGCTCTGCAAGGCTTGCATTTGATGTCATGCATACTCATGATGTTACATCTTGGAACTCGCTGATTCATGGCCACGCACAGCACGGTGATGCAAACAAGGCACTGGAGGTATTCAGCAAGATGCGTTCCAATGGCATCAAGCCAGATGATTCGACATTTTTGGGAGTCTTAATGGGTTGCAATCACTCTGGTATGGTAGAGGAAGGAGAGCTGTTCTTCAGACTGATGATCGATCAGTACAGCTTCACGCCAGCACCTTCTCACTACGCTTGCATGATCGACATGCTGGGCCGAAACGGCAGATTCGACGAGGCACTGCGCATGATCAATGACATGCCCTTCGAGCCTGATGCCCTGATATGGAAGACGCTGCTGGCATCTTGCAAGCTGCACAGGAATCTGGACATAGGGAAGCTTGCTGCAGACAGGCTGATGGAGCTTTCAGACAGAGACTCCGCGAGCTACGTGCTGATGTCGAACATCTACGCCATGCACGGAGAATGGGAGGACGCCAggaaggtgaggaggaggatggacGAGACCGGCGTCAAGAAGGACGCCGGCTGCAGCTGGATTGAGATCAACAACGAG GCGGCACCACTCCTCCTCATCTTCCTCCATTaa
- the LOC136351063 gene encoding putative pentatricopeptide repeat-containing protein At3g01580 isoform X1: protein MNPPEIENIFESVSLGSKCNFRHSLSVPSSPWDAMAALPPTPRPRVLAAAPCHVPSRRRRRVCDGLCSAAAADNGCAESPDVVLECKRLNRLVKSGRLADALDLFDRMPRKNVVAWTSVMSGYTRNGRPEAALAMFADMVESGVAPNDFACNAALVACADLGALRAGEQVHSLAVRAGFAGDAWIGSCLIEMYSRCGSLPAAKEVFDRMDSPDVVGYTSLISAFCRNGEFELAAEALIQMLKQGLKPNEHTMTTILTACPRVLGQQIHGYLIKKIGLRSQSVYSSTALIDFYSRNGEFKLAKAVFDSLHCKNVVSWCSMMQLYIRDGRLEEALQVFGDMISEGVDPNEFALSIVLGACGSIGLGRQLHCSAIKHDLITDIRVSNALLSMYGRTGLVEELEAMLNKIENPDLVSWTTAISANFQNGFGEKAIALLCQMHSEGFTPNGYAFSSVLSSCADVASLDQGMQFHCLALKLGCDSEICTGNALINMYSKCGQMGSARLAFDVMHTHDVTSWNSLIHGHAQHGDANKALEVFSKMRSNGIKPDDSTFLGVLMGCNHSGMVEEGELFFRLMIDQYSFTPAPSHYACMIDMLGRNGRFDEALRMINDMPFEPDALIWKTLLASCKLHRNLDIGKLAADRLMELSDRDSASYVLMSNIYAMHGEWEDARKVRRRMDETGVKKDAGCSWIEINNEVHTFASRDMSHPNSDSIYQMLGELVAVMQDFDELEPFDVHIC from the coding sequence ATGAACCCCCCGGAAATCGAAAATATTTTCGAATCAGTCTCGCTTGGATCTAAATGCAATTTTCGTCACAGCTTATCCGTTCCCTCTTCGCCATGGGACGCAATGGCCGCGCTCCCGCCCACGCCTCGGCCTCGGgtcctcgcggcggcgccgtgccacgtgccttcgcgccgccgccgccgcgtgtgcGATGGGCtatgctcggcggcggcggcggataaTGGCTGCGCCGAGTCACCGGATGTCGTTCTCGAGTGCAAGCGGCTGAACAGGCTCGTGAAGTCCGGGAGGCTGGCGGATGCTCTCGACCTGTTCGACCGAATGCCGAGGAAGAACGTCGTCGCGTGGACCTCGGTCATGTCCGGGTACACGCGCAACGGGCGCCCCGAGGCGGCCCTAGCGATGTTCGCGGACATGGTGGAGTCCGGCGTCGCGCCGAACGACTTCGCGTGCAACGCGGCGCTGGTGGCGTGCGCCGACCTTGGCGCGCTCCGCGCCGGGGAGCAGGTGCATTCGCTCGCCGTTCGGGCGGGGTTCGCCGGCGACGCGTGGATTGGGAGCTGCTTGATCGAGATGTACTCGCGGTGTGGCTCCTTGCCGGCGGCCAAGGAAGTGTTCGACCGGATGGATTCACCTGACGTGGTTGGGTACACTTCGCTCATCTCGGCATTCTGCCGGAACGGCGAGTTTGAGCTAGCGGCGGAGGCTTTGATCCAGATGTTGAAGCAGGGATTGAAGCCAAATGAGCACACAATGACAACCATTTTGACGGCATGCCCAAGGGTTCTCGGTCAGCAGATACATGGGTATTTGATCAAGAAAATTGGTTTGCGGTCGCAGAGCGTCTACTCGTCGACTGCACTGATCGATTTCTATTCGAGAAACGGTGAGTTCAAACTGGCAAAGGCGGTTTTTGACAGTCTCCACTGCAAGAACGTGGTTTCATGGTGCTCCATGATGCAGCTATACATCAGAGATGGAAGGCTGGAAGAGGCATTGCAAGTGTTCGGTGATATGATTTCAGAGGGTGTTGATCCTAACGAGTTTGCACTATCAATTGTTCTTGGAGCTTGTGGATCCATTGGTCTGGGGCGTCAACTGCACTGCTCAGCAATCAAGCACGATTTAATCACAGATATCCGGGTGTCGAATGCTCTACTGTCAATGTATGGTAGAACTGGTCTTGTCGAAGAACTGGAGGCCATGCTCAACAAGATTGAAAATCCTGATCTTGTTAGCTGGACCACTGCTATTTCTGCAAACTTCCAAAATGGTTTTGGTGAGAAGGCCATAGCATTGCTTTGTCAGATGCATTCAGAAGGATTCACACCAAATGGCTACGCCTTCTCCAGTGTGCTGAGTTCTTGCGCAGACGTGGCATCTCTGGATCAAGGAATGCAGTTCCATTGCCTGGCTCTGAAACTGGGATGTGACTCCGAAATCTGCACCGGAAACGCACTGATCAACATGTACTCCAAGTGTGGTCAGATGGGCTCTGCAAGGCTTGCATTTGATGTCATGCATACTCATGATGTTACATCTTGGAACTCGCTGATTCATGGCCACGCACAGCACGGTGATGCAAACAAGGCACTGGAGGTATTCAGCAAGATGCGTTCCAATGGCATCAAGCCAGATGATTCGACATTTTTGGGAGTCTTAATGGGTTGCAATCACTCTGGTATGGTAGAGGAAGGAGAGCTGTTCTTCAGACTGATGATCGATCAGTACAGCTTCACGCCAGCACCTTCTCACTACGCTTGCATGATCGACATGCTGGGCCGAAACGGCAGATTCGACGAGGCACTGCGCATGATCAATGACATGCCCTTCGAGCCTGATGCCCTGATATGGAAGACGCTGCTGGCATCTTGCAAGCTGCACAGGAATCTGGACATAGGGAAGCTTGCTGCAGACAGGCTGATGGAGCTTTCAGACAGAGACTCCGCGAGCTACGTGCTGATGTCGAACATCTACGCCATGCACGGAGAATGGGAGGACGCCAggaaggtgaggaggaggatggacGAGACCGGCGTCAAGAAGGACGCCGGCTGCAGCTGGATTGAGATCAACAACGAGGTGCATACGTTTGCTTCAAGAGACATGTCTCACCCGAACTCTGATTCCATATATCAGATGCTAGGAGAGCTTGTTGCCGTGATGCAAGATTTTGACGAACTTGAACCGTTTGATGTACATATATGCTGA
- the LOC4334755 gene encoding LOW QUALITY PROTEIN: uncharacterized protein (The sequence of the model RefSeq protein was modified relative to this genomic sequence to represent the inferred CDS: inserted 1 base in 1 codon) translates to MESLDVHIVLTENSRDRYINKKLVAVGRDKHGVLMAKSVMVAGCRDSNRSEDSKEIRLISEDWEGGPLFDFDGKFVGMNRFSVMDRTSVLSWVSILIILKHYLPSLQNRILKRLQNVKRVRDGERPTGELPDYHQEAPVHRCGLNTEQFGYLNSMGYPKPPINVLDDGMILANSFEETFGDLCGEDLWSEINKKVPCDIHQNVVALASFKGKRRSFACXGFFIEWKGCTTILTSASLVRESDDGNKIDENLRIEVLLPNKQLREGTLQHYSLHYNVALVSVKDKDFHARPANIQLDHNHGPGVAAVGRCFESGKLMAARTDVVDWSGTLDCEMFLIRSSCKITKAGIGGPLVDLEGKVIGMNFYDKKIGTPCLPWNVILMVLACFEKENSGGEVGSGSDPCGAPGWKIPRDESVRLNRWPVPLPYWRPHDDVDEQEPPEGCEHIYTYINGERYCYR, encoded by the exons ATGGAATCTCTTGATGTTCATATTGTACTTACCGAAAATTCGAGGGATAGGTATATCAACAAAAAGTTAGTAGCTGTAGGGCGTGACAAACATGGCGTATTAATGGCCAAAAGTGTGATGGTGGCTGGTTGTCGTGATTCAAACAGATCTGAAGATAGCAAAGAAATTAGGTTGATCTCTGAG GACTGGGAAGGTGGACCGCTTTTTGATTTTGATGGGAAATTTGTTGGCATGAATCGTTTTTCGGTTATGGATAGAACATCTGTCCTGTCATGGGTCTCAATTCTCATTATTTTGAAGCATTATTTGCCATCCCTGCAAAACAGGATTCTTAAACGGTTACAAAATGTCAAAAGAGTCAG GGATGGAGAGAGACCCACAGGTGAGCTACCTGACTATCATCAAGAAG CACCAGTACATAGATGTGGTCTCAACACAGAACAGTTTGGGTATCTAAACTCCATGGGTTATCCCAAGCCGCCAATAAATGTGTTAGACG ATGGTATGATTTTGGCTAATTCTTTTGAAGAGACTTTTGGAGATTTATGTGGTGAAGATCTTTGGAGTGAAATCAATAAAAAGGTTCCTTGTGACATACATCAAAATGTTGTTGCACTTGCTTCATTCAAAG GAAAAAGGAGGTCTTTTGCAT ACGGTTTCTTTATTGAATGGAAGGGATGTACAACTATTCTGACATCTGCGAGCTTGGTTAGAGAGTCTGATGATGGAAACAAGATTGATGAAAACTTGAGG ATTGAAGTGTTGCTTCCAAACAAACAACTTAGAGAAGGAACACTACAGCATTATAGTTTACACTACAATGTTGCTCTAGTGAGTGTTAAGGACAAGGATTTCCATGCTCGTCCAGCAAATATTCAGCTTGATCATAATCATGGACCTGGAGTAGCAGCCGTAGGGCGTTGCTTCGAATCAGGCAAATTAATGGCTGCACGGACGGATGTTGTTGATTGGTCGGGCACACTTGATTGTGAGATGTTCCTTATACGTTCCTCATGCAAAATCACTAAG GCAGGGATTGGAGGACCTCTTGTTGACTTAGAAGGGAAAGTTATTGGCATGAACTTCTATGATAAGAAGATAGGAACCCCTTGCCTGCCATGGAATGTGATTCTCATGGTTCTGGCATGTTTTGAGAAAGAAAA TAGCGGTGGTGAAGTTGGCAGTGGTAGTGATCCATGTGGTGCGCCTGGCTGGAAAATCCCTCGAGATGAGAGTGTCAGGCTAAACAG GTGGCCTGTGCCCCTGCCATATTGGCGTCCTCATGACGATGTGGATGAACAAGAACCCCCAGAAGGCTGTGAGCACATCTACACATACATAAATGGTGAAAGATATTGTTACAGGTAG